Proteins from one Bacteroidota bacterium genomic window:
- a CDS encoding UvrD-helicase domain-containing protein, which produces MSQYEAVTSVNGPHLVIAGAGTGKTRIIVYRVTYLVNIDLFCYSISEVNFNLIQQP; this is translated from the coding sequence ATTTCGCAGTATGAAGCCGTTACTTCTGTTAACGGTCCGCACCTTGTTATTGCCGGCGCTGGAACAGGCAAAACACGCATTATTGTATATCGTGTAACATATCTTGTAAATATAGATTTATTTTGTTATTCTATAAGTGAAGTGAATTTTAATTTAATCCAGCAACCTTAA
- a CDS encoding ATP-dependent helicase gives MNRHKYKKVLYSKKPSGSMPQLVIADNENVQSKFVVQKILELREEGIPLEEIAVLFRSSYLSFDLEIELTKANIPFVKFGGFKFIETAHIKDMIAYLRVTENPKDVVAWNRILLLIDGIGPRNAEKIIDGILHHQSDKFWVEYHQYSDKVRELFDLLKTIATDLNTPSEKVDRIQAYYNGIFKKVYDDWRRREKDLEMFYAIAERYKNVPSLLTDLALEPPNESISDVVSPGKENELLTLSTIHSAKGLEWKAVFIIYALDGRFPNSRAVDDPEELEEERRLMYVACTRAKEHLFIAYPINIYDRDTGTVLSKPSRFLEELGENLLDQWVITSEE, from the coding sequence ATGAATCGGCATAAATACAAAAAAGTTTTATACTCGAAGAAACCAAGCGGATCGATGCCTCAACTTGTAATTGCCGATAACGAAAACGTTCAATCGAAGTTTGTTGTGCAAAAAATTCTTGAACTGCGAGAGGAAGGAATCCCCCTCGAAGAAATTGCGGTCTTATTTCGTTCGTCGTATCTCTCTTTCGATTTAGAAATCGAGCTAACCAAAGCGAACATTCCGTTTGTGAAATTCGGCGGTTTTAAATTTATCGAAACAGCACACATAAAAGATATGATAGCTTATCTTCGTGTTACAGAAAATCCAAAAGATGTAGTTGCCTGGAATCGTATTCTTCTTCTTATAGATGGAATTGGTCCGCGTAATGCTGAAAAAATTATTGATGGAATCTTGCATCATCAAAGCGACAAATTTTGGGTTGAGTATCATCAATATTCGGATAAGGTTCGCGAGCTGTTCGATTTATTAAAAACAATCGCTACTGATCTAAATACTCCCTCTGAAAAAGTCGACCGAATACAAGCTTATTACAATGGGATATTCAAAAAAGTGTACGACGACTGGCGGCGGCGTGAAAAAGATTTGGAAATGTTTTACGCTATTGCCGAGCGCTACAAAAACGTACCATCACTATTAACCGATTTAGCTCTTGAGCCACCCAACGAGAGTATATCTGACGTTGTTTCTCCGGGTAAAGAAAACGAACTGCTTACACTTTCAACTATCCATAGCGCTAAAGGATTGGAGTGGAAAGCGGTTTTCATTATTTACGCCCTCGACGGACGTTTTCCGAATTCGCGTGCAGTAGATGACCCCGAAGAGTTAGAAGAGGAACGGCGGCTGATGTATGTTGCTTGCACACGTGCGAAGGAACATTTGTTTATTGCCTATCCTATTAATATCTATGACCGTGATACCGGAACGGTTTTATCCAAGCCATCCCGCTTCTTAGAAGAATTGGGCGAAAATTTGCTGGATCAATGGGTAATTACTTCAGAAGAATAA
- the porV gene encoding type IX secretion system outer membrane channel protein PorV, with protein sequence MKSQTIKYLLAVVVVVFGLLPNTSYSQGESAVPFLLIAPNSRASGLGESGTGMADDASAIFWNPAGLAFQTGQELSITHANWLPQFAMSDLFYEYLGYKGYYEELGGTIGANIIYLNLGEFIKTLSSGPEEVGRFKAYEFAVTAGYATKIMENLGVGVNLRFIRSALSPFGTEEEKGAGIANTVSFDIATMYKQPMMDGEFLSELNIGLNLANLGPKVVYIDEAQADPLPTNIRLGLGLNVYKSEFNNMVANIDLQRILVRRHKDGTSDESYKALFSAWSDGSKLRKVTIGAGIEYWYGAPKLVAIRFGYFYEDPSFGNRKFLTFGAGIRYDIYGFDFSYLSAMEENHPLSETLRFTLMINWGEI encoded by the coding sequence ATGAAATCACAAACAATTAAGTATTTATTGGCAGTTGTTGTAGTTGTATTTGGATTGCTGCCAAACACGTCGTATTCACAAGGCGAATCTGCCGTGCCGTTTTTACTAATCGCTCCGAACTCGCGGGCTAGCGGCTTAGGCGAATCAGGAACAGGTATGGCTGACGATGCCTCGGCAATATTTTGGAACCCCGCTGGGCTTGCCTTTCAAACTGGTCAGGAACTGAGTATTACACACGCCAATTGGCTCCCTCAATTTGCAATGTCTGATTTATTTTATGAGTACTTGGGTTATAAAGGTTATTATGAGGAACTTGGTGGAACAATCGGTGCTAATATTATTTATTTAAACTTAGGTGAGTTTATTAAAACACTCTCAAGCGGACCTGAAGAAGTGGGACGATTTAAAGCTTATGAATTTGCCGTAACTGCCGGATACGCAACTAAAATTATGGAAAACTTAGGTGTTGGTGTAAATTTAAGGTTTATCAGAAGCGCCTTGTCGCCCTTCGGTACGGAAGAAGAAAAAGGAGCAGGTATCGCTAACACAGTAAGTTTCGACATTGCTACAATGTACAAACAGCCGATGATGGATGGTGAATTTTTATCAGAATTAAACATCGGTTTAAATCTCGCAAACTTAGGTCCTAAAGTTGTTTATATAGATGAAGCTCAAGCCGACCCGCTTCCTACAAACATACGTCTGGGTTTAGGGCTCAACGTTTATAAATCCGAATTCAACAATATGGTGGCAAACATTGACTTGCAACGAATATTGGTTCGTCGTCATAAGGATGGAACCTCGGATGAATCGTACAAAGCACTATTTTCGGCTTGGAGCGATGGAAGCAAACTTCGGAAAGTTACAATCGGCGCCGGCATAGAATATTGGTACGGTGCGCCAAAACTCGTTGCAATACGGTTTGGATATTTTTATGAAGACCCAAGCTTTGGAAACAGAAAATTCTTAACCTTCGGAGCAGGGATCAGATACGATATCTACGGCTTCGATTTCAGTTACTTATCGGCAATGGAAGAAAATCATCCACTGTCTGAAACTTTACGCTTCACTTTAATGATTAATTGGGGCGAAATTTAA
- a CDS encoding ATP-dependent helicase, giving the protein MKKYTLKQSVFGDNLRLVTKNFRIDYQRELNISQYEAVTSVNGPHLVIAGAGTGKTRTIVYRVAYLVELGVKPQNILLLTFTRKASQEMLRRAAMLLDSRCESVAGGTFHSFANSILRKYAQLIDYESSFTILDQGDAEDTINLIRTRLRLDTREIRFPRKETLYDIHSKSVNTLTPIHAILAKEYPHYLEIVEEIQSLSSKYEVYKQQHNLMDYDDLLVNLIKLFKKREDIRNLISTKYKYIMVDEYQDTNRIQAEIIRLLAMKPDGTYSNENILVVGDDAQSIYAFRGATIRNILEFPETFLKCKIITLEENYRSTQAILDVANEILNRAKE; this is encoded by the coding sequence GTGAAAAAGTACACGCTTAAACAATCTGTCTTCGGCGATAACCTGCGGCTTGTTACAAAAAATTTCAGAATCGATTATCAACGCGAACTTAACATTTCGCAGTATGAAGCCGTTACTTCTGTTAATGGTCCGCATCTGGTAATTGCCGGGGCAGGCACGGGGAAAACTCGCACTATTGTATATCGGGTTGCATATCTTGTCGAGTTAGGAGTGAAGCCCCAAAACATTTTACTGCTCACGTTTACACGGAAGGCATCGCAAGAGATGCTTCGCCGCGCTGCGATGCTCTTAGATTCTCGCTGCGAAAGTGTTGCCGGCGGAACTTTCCACTCGTTTGCAAACAGTATCTTGCGAAAGTATGCACAACTCATCGACTATGAATCGTCCTTCACAATTCTTGACCAAGGTGACGCCGAAGATACCATAAATTTAATCCGTACGCGATTGCGACTCGATACACGCGAAATTCGCTTCCCGAGAAAAGAAACTTTATACGATATTCACAGCAAGTCTGTAAACACACTAACTCCGATACACGCTATTTTAGCGAAAGAGTATCCGCACTATTTGGAGATCGTAGAAGAAATACAAAGCTTAAGTTCAAAATACGAGGTTTATAAACAGCAGCACAACCTGATGGACTACGACGACTTACTCGTCAACCTTATTAAGCTTTTCAAAAAACGAGAAGATATTAGAAATTTAATTTCCACAAAATACAAATACATTATGGTGGATGAATATCAGGATACAAACCGGATTCAAGCTGAGATAATTCGACTTCTCGCAATGAAGCCGGATGGAACTTACAGCAACGAAAACATATTGGTAGTGGGCGACGATGCACAGTCGATTTATGCGTTTCGCGGTGCAACAATCAGGAACATACTCGAATTTCCCGAAACATTTCTGAAGTGTAAAATCATAACGCTCGAAGAAAATTACCGCAGCACACAGGCAATTTTAGATGTAGCGAATGAAATTTTAAACAGAGCGAAGGAGTGA
- the porU gene encoding type IX secretion system sortase PorU has protein sequence MKRKYKIKFLIGIALAAFHVFAFSISAAESNIRIVQSDARGLTFEFTPNFHPISIVAGDSETFTSITFDGEGTLSSATPGEPLLKFRNIPLRLPGLSNHSVEILETDYETIPDILLAPVRNVYKDEQGNYFSKLIKNLTAYSAIDFLPSEIVKLTDIGTTRGAALGNIHIYPLQYNPAAKQLRKYTRLKIKVTFGSSELAGISQPEDELLNGVGINYETGKHWYLTPPFAKKQAQTNSVLANGTWFRFPINEDGIYKLTGTQLKSIGVPANTNPNTIKIFNNGGSEPAFDPLAFVQDDLLENALFVNDVGTQNNLDADDYILFYGKGTTGWKYNAPTKTFSHYINRFAVENVYWLTFDGAASKKMLETESLNAINFYQPVSILGKTFREDEKTNILNSGMEWLGQQFSVNDSITYVVPLSGLDTQSPVSYKIRLAARTHNSWSYFTASDRQQNLGTVSIEGTYIGSYGSPQAKFATLNRTLMPNIGDPRSELKLKFTSDNPAGSGYLDWFEIFYRQNLNSQNDIFNFHTYDTTAVVKYAIGGFSSKDIKVFDVSDFANVKIIASPSITLNTVSFQIQAQLGTPKELFAIGQNGYKTPGNFVRMNNQNIHGTVTSGDSIPFIIITHKDFKNAANRLKNHREKLGTDRLQTLVVDVEELYNEFGGGLSSPIAIRNFLKYAYNSIPANSLKYVLLFGDGDFDYKRITTTGTNWIPPWETPESYTDINSFATEDRFAIFDNRQRIAFAIGRLAVRSASEANVVVDKILEYENNPALDPWKMRITYVADDGPAGPSEDDRTMHTTHAEAVAATTPNSIEKRKIYIVEYPTVITSIGRRKPVANQAIVSQMNAGSLIVNFSGHGNPRLWTHEQVFVRETDFPLLNNKGRYFYLVAATCNFSEFDGVGDQSGGEILVNKPNSGAIGVLAATRAVYAYPNRELNIKLFEQTFKLDSYGNIIPSRLGDGIFRAKQILPRDDNHEKFFLLGDPSVRLALPKAQGSIDSINSQFANQRIDLNALQKITLKGTIREPGTNLLSNFSGKAQVVVYDANKKINIPEWTNFSYTASGSVIFRGESSINNGKFKTEFIIPKDISYDTLNGRITLYFSNNETDGMGYTENFRIIGTDTTAVTDNEGPKVDIFFDSKSFRPGDIVTESPLLIVDLQDESGINASGSGIGHRIEAWLNDQSESTDLTPFYKSNLDTYQEGVVEYKFEKLAAGSHKIKIRAWDIFNNASSGETIFDVLVGQGLTITDLFNYPNPFSESTVFTFHQNQIVPVEVEIKIYSIAGRLLESIKRSGSTDNFIRIDWNGRDRDGDKLANGIYLYKVIVKTQDGRFTSESIGKLSVLR, from the coding sequence ATGAAAAGAAAATATAAAATAAAATTTCTAATAGGAATTGCACTCGCTGCATTTCATGTGTTTGCTTTTTCGATTTCTGCGGCAGAAAGTAATATCCGTATCGTCCAGTCCGATGCAAGAGGACTTACATTTGAATTTACACCCAATTTTCATCCAATATCAATTGTAGCAGGGGACTCGGAAACTTTCACAAGTATTACTTTCGACGGCGAAGGGACACTCTCAAGTGCAACTCCCGGCGAACCGTTGCTTAAATTCAGAAATATCCCGCTACGCCTTCCCGGACTTTCCAATCATTCTGTTGAAATATTGGAAACAGATTACGAAACTATACCGGACATCCTTCTGGCGCCCGTGCGTAATGTTTACAAAGATGAACAGGGGAATTATTTTTCAAAACTTATAAAAAATTTAACAGCTTATTCTGCAATAGATTTTTTACCTTCCGAGATCGTGAAGCTAACTGATATCGGCACAACACGCGGTGCGGCTTTAGGGAACATCCACATCTACCCGCTTCAATATAATCCAGCTGCAAAACAATTACGAAAATACACACGCCTAAAAATAAAAGTAACTTTTGGCTCATCGGAGTTGGCTGGAATTTCTCAGCCCGAAGATGAGTTGCTGAACGGCGTTGGTATCAATTACGAAACAGGCAAGCATTGGTACCTCACTCCACCATTCGCCAAGAAGCAAGCACAAACTAACAGCGTATTAGCTAACGGCACATGGTTTCGGTTTCCAATTAATGAGGATGGAATCTACAAACTGACAGGCACGCAGCTTAAATCAATCGGAGTTCCAGCAAATACAAACCCAAACACAATCAAAATTTTTAACAACGGCGGCAGCGAGCCGGCATTCGATCCGCTGGCATTTGTACAAGATGATCTGCTTGAGAATGCTCTCTTCGTTAATGATGTAGGCACACAAAATAATTTAGATGCTGATGATTACATCTTATTCTACGGAAAAGGAACAACCGGCTGGAAATATAATGCACCAACGAAAACTTTCTCACACTATATCAATCGCTTTGCGGTCGAAAATGTTTACTGGCTCACATTCGATGGAGCTGCGAGCAAAAAAATGTTAGAAACGGAATCGCTTAATGCAATTAATTTTTACCAACCCGTTTCTATACTCGGAAAAACTTTTCGTGAAGATGAAAAGACCAACATTTTAAACTCAGGTATGGAGTGGTTAGGGCAGCAGTTTAGCGTTAATGATTCGATAACTTATGTGGTTCCGCTGTCCGGATTAGACACACAAAGTCCGGTTTCGTATAAAATTCGTTTGGCAGCTCGAACTCACAATAGCTGGTCGTACTTCACTGCATCCGACCGGCAGCAAAATTTAGGCACCGTATCAATTGAAGGTACATACATCGGTAGCTACGGTTCTCCACAAGCAAAGTTTGCTACTCTAAACCGAACCCTGATGCCCAACATCGGCGATCCACGAAGCGAATTGAAGCTTAAATTTACAAGCGATAACCCTGCCGGTAGCGGGTATTTAGATTGGTTCGAGATCTTTTATCGACAAAATTTAAATTCACAAAACGATATATTTAATTTCCACACATACGATACAACTGCCGTGGTTAAATATGCGATCGGTGGTTTCAGCTCGAAAGATATAAAAGTTTTTGATGTATCGGATTTTGCAAATGTAAAAATTATCGCATCACCTTCGATAACACTAAATACTGTTTCGTTTCAAATCCAAGCACAGTTAGGAACTCCGAAAGAACTATTTGCAATCGGACAAAACGGTTATAAAACTCCCGGTAATTTCGTCAGGATGAACAATCAAAACATTCACGGCACTGTAACATCGGGTGATTCAATCCCATTTATAATAATTACACACAAAGATTTTAAGAATGCCGCGAACAGATTGAAGAACCACAGAGAAAAACTTGGCACTGACCGGCTTCAAACATTAGTGGTAGATGTAGAAGAATTGTACAACGAATTCGGCGGCGGACTTTCATCACCGATAGCGATCAGAAATTTCTTGAAGTATGCATACAATTCTATTCCTGCAAATTCATTGAAATATGTTCTTTTATTTGGCGATGGTGATTTCGACTATAAACGAATTACTACGACCGGTACAAATTGGATTCCCCCTTGGGAAACACCGGAATCTTATACGGATATTAATTCGTTTGCAACCGAAGATCGCTTTGCCATTTTTGATAACAGGCAGCGGATAGCTTTTGCAATCGGCAGATTAGCTGTCCGTTCAGCCTCAGAGGCAAATGTTGTAGTAGATAAAATTCTTGAATACGAAAACAACCCGGCATTAGATCCATGGAAGATGAGAATTACTTACGTTGCTGATGATGGACCTGCGGGACCGAGTGAAGATGATAGAACAATGCACACAACTCACGCAGAAGCTGTAGCGGCAACGACACCAAACTCGATTGAGAAACGGAAAATTTATATCGTCGAATATCCTACGGTTATTACATCTATCGGCCGAAGAAAACCAGTCGCTAATCAGGCAATTGTTTCTCAAATGAACGCAGGATCGCTGATTGTAAACTTCTCGGGACACGGTAATCCCCGTTTGTGGACTCACGAACAAGTATTTGTAAGAGAGACCGATTTTCCGCTTCTAAATAATAAAGGAAGATATTTTTATTTAGTTGCGGCGACTTGTAATTTTTCGGAATTCGATGGAGTTGGCGACCAAAGCGGCGGCGAGATTTTGGTGAATAAACCAAATTCAGGGGCGATTGGAGTTCTCGCAGCAACACGAGCTGTATATGCTTATCCGAACAGAGAATTAAATATCAAATTGTTTGAACAAACTTTTAAACTCGATTCATACGGCAATATAATCCCATCGCGGCTCGGCGACGGAATTTTCAGAGCAAAACAAATTCTTCCACGCGACGATAATCATGAAAAGTTTTTCTTGTTGGGCGACCCTTCAGTTCGGCTCGCTTTACCAAAAGCTCAAGGCAGCATCGATTCTATCAACAGCCAATTTGCAAATCAACGAATTGATTTAAACGCTCTGCAAAAAATTACTTTAAAAGGAACAATTCGGGAACCCGGTACTAATCTTCTCTCAAACTTTTCAGGCAAAGCACAAGTTGTGGTTTACGATGCTAATAAAAAAATAAATATTCCTGAATGGACAAATTTTAGTTACACAGCTTCGGGGTCAGTTATCTTCCGTGGCGAAAGTTCCATAAACAACGGTAAATTTAAAACCGAGTTTATTATTCCGAAAGATATCTCGTACGATACTCTCAACGGAAGAATAACACTTTATTTTTCGAATAATGAAACCGACGGTATGGGTTATACTGAAAACTTCAGAATAATCGGAACCGACACAACGGCGGTTACCGATAATGAAGGACCTAAAGTAGATATATTTTTTGATTCAAAATCGTTTAGACCAGGCGACATCGTTACCGAATCGCCGCTGTTGATTGTTGACTTGCAGGACGAGTCGGGAATTAACGCTTCGGGTTCGGGAATCGGACATCGAATTGAAGCATGGTTAAACGATCAATCCGAAAGCACCGATTTAACACCGTTTTACAAAAGCAACCTCGATACTTATCAGGAAGGTGTAGTTGAGTATAAATTCGAAAAACTTGCCGCCGGTTCGCACAAAATAAAAATTCGAGCTTGGGATATTTTTAACAACGCATCTTCGGGTGAAACTATTTTCGATGTTCTGGTCGGTCAAGGTTTAACAATTACCGATTTGTTTAACTACCCAAATCCATTTTCGGAGAGTACTGTATTCACATTTCACCAAAACCAAATTGTCCCGGTTGAAGTTGAGATCAAAATTTACTCGATAGCCGGCCGTCTGCTCGAATCTATTAAACGCTCCGGCAGCACTGATAATTTTATACGGATAGATTGGAATGGAAGAGATCGCGACGGCGACAAGTTAGCGAACGGAATTTATTTATATAAAGTAATTGTAAAAACACAGGACGGACGTTTTACAAGTGAGTCGATTGGGAAACTTAGCGTTCTTAGATAA
- a CDS encoding RNA-binding protein, giving the protein MNIYVGNLSNDATDDDLRKAFEAFGQVSTASIIKDKFSGESRGFAFVEMPEKTQAQAAIEGLNGSTLKNRALKVNEARPRDDNRKGGGGGGRDRRSGGGGGGGRRFR; this is encoded by the coding sequence ATGAATATTTACGTAGGCAATCTATCAAACGATGCCACAGACGATGATTTGCGCAAAGCCTTCGAAGCTTTTGGGCAGGTTTCAACAGCCTCTATAATTAAGGACAAGTTCAGCGGTGAATCAAGAGGATTCGCATTTGTTGAGATGCCAGAGAAGACTCAAGCACAAGCCGCAATTGAAGGCTTAAACGGCTCGACGCTAAAAAACAGGGCACTAAAAGTAAACGAAGCCCGTCCACGCGACGACAACCGCAAAGGTGGCGGTGGTGGTGGTAGAGACAGAAGAAGTGGTGGCGGTGGCGGTGGCGGTCGCCGATTCCGATAA
- a CDS encoding DEAD/DEAH box helicase → MKSESFALSKPMVALLEKNGITIATPIQKEIIPAIISGRDVIAQSETGSGKTLSFAIPLIEQLNRRDGLRALILVPTRELCMQIAGEFIKFSAGNHLGVIPVYGGVAINKQISKIKTANIIVATPGRLIDLLDRRALKLDTIKYLVFDEADRMLDMGFIPDIEYIVRQIPGERQTMLFSATISKEIEKLSAAYLHNPKYVRLESVVQPSFLRQTYYRTTADKKLDLLVTLLKNDPHIALVFCNRKHITTKIAKKLSAAGIQARCLHGDLTQPKRDRVTNEFRQKKFTVLVATDVASRGLHIEDISHVYNFDIPRDVDSYTHRIGRTARAGKKGEAISLVATEEDKKFFKQILFNYHGTITLKEPSDISKTKRPKLHEPSPEKLPEKSHEVAPKKKKREGSEWKKKWEHLLGS, encoded by the coding sequence ATGAAATCGGAATCTTTTGCACTTAGCAAACCGATGGTGGCGCTTCTCGAAAAAAATGGGATCACCATTGCAACTCCAATTCAAAAAGAAATAATTCCAGCAATCATCAGCGGGCGCGATGTTATTGCGCAATCGGAGACAGGCTCTGGAAAAACTCTAAGTTTTGCTATTCCGCTAATTGAACAGTTAAATCGACGCGATGGACTTCGCGCCTTGATACTTGTTCCAACGCGTGAACTTTGCATGCAAATTGCAGGTGAGTTCATTAAGTTTTCAGCGGGCAACCATCTTGGCGTCATTCCTGTTTACGGAGGCGTGGCAATCAATAAACAAATCTCTAAAATTAAGACTGCTAACATCATAGTTGCGACACCGGGTAGATTGATAGATTTATTAGATCGCCGGGCACTAAAGCTTGACACCATTAAATATCTTGTATTCGATGAAGCTGACCGGATGCTCGACATGGGCTTCATACCCGATATAGAATATATTGTAAGGCAGATACCTGGCGAACGACAAACGATGTTGTTTAGTGCTACGATATCAAAAGAGATCGAGAAACTGAGCGCAGCCTATCTTCACAATCCCAAATACGTCCGGCTCGAATCTGTAGTTCAACCTTCGTTTCTTCGTCAAACATACTACCGCACCACAGCCGATAAAAAATTGGATTTACTCGTTACATTGTTGAAAAACGATCCCCATATAGCTTTAGTATTTTGCAACAGGAAACACATTACAACAAAGATTGCAAAAAAACTTTCAGCGGCGGGCATACAAGCACGATGTTTGCACGGCGATTTGACGCAGCCAAAACGCGACCGCGTAACTAATGAATTCCGACAAAAGAAATTTACAGTTTTAGTTGCAACCGACGTTGCTTCCCGCGGTCTGCACATCGAGGATATTTCACACGTTTATAATTTTGATATACCAAGGGATGTCGATTCATATACACACAGGATCGGGCGAACTGCCCGTGCAGGAAAAAAGGGAGAAGCTATATCTCTCGTTGCAACCGAAGAGGACAAAAAATTCTTCAAGCAAATCCTGTTTAATTATCACGGTACCATCACGCTGAAAGAACCAAGCGATATATCTAAAACAAAACGACCAAAGTTACACGAACCATCACCCGAAAAGTTACCCGAAAAATCGCACGAAGTCGCACCTAAGAAGAAAAAAAGAGAAGGCAGCGAATGGAAGAAAAAATGGGAACATCTTCTCGGAAGCTAA
- a CDS encoding site-specific DNA-methyltransferase: MNNNSNIKPFLDNVYLKDIVSLLKELPDKSIDMVHGDPDYNVGIKYGDKSYTKGFDEYIEWYISLAKESLRVLKDDGNMFLINYPKQNAYLRVKYLDKACYEVLDYAWTYNTNVGHSPKRFTTAHRSILHCRKTKNNKFFKDNVAVPYLNPTDKRILGNIANGSKGRMPYDWFYFDLVKNVSKEKTFHACQIPQKLSEMLIKSCTMPNDAVLILFGGSGSEIEICKFLNRKFISAEIDKKYYNMIIDRLNKGRIEEKYRLQIRNNETKETKGQLILLEKSIYNVKRKIKH, encoded by the coding sequence ATGAATAACAATTCTAATATAAAACCGTTTTTAGATAATGTATACTTAAAGGACATTGTTAGCTTATTGAAGGAATTGCCTGATAAAAGTATTGACATGGTTCATGGCGATCCAGACTACAATGTAGGTATTAAATATGGGGATAAATCCTATACCAAAGGTTTTGATGAATATATAGAATGGTACATTTCGTTGGCAAAGGAATCGCTGAGGGTTTTAAAAGACGACGGCAATATGTTCTTAATAAATTATCCAAAACAAAATGCATATTTGAGAGTCAAATATCTAGATAAGGCTTGTTATGAGGTTCTAGATTATGCGTGGACTTACAACACAAATGTCGGGCATAGCCCCAAGAGATTTACTACCGCCCATCGAAGTATTTTGCATTGTAGAAAAACAAAAAACAATAAATTCTTTAAAGATAACGTTGCTGTTCCGTATCTCAATCCGACAGATAAACGCATATTAGGTAATATTGCCAATGGTTCGAAGGGAAGGATGCCTTATGACTGGTTTTACTTTGATTTGGTTAAAAATGTAAGCAAAGAAAAAACTTTTCATGCTTGCCAAATTCCACAAAAATTATCTGAGATGCTTATAAAGTCATGTACGATGCCAAATGATGCTGTATTAATTTTATTTGGTGGTAGCGGTTCTGAAATTGAAATATGTAAATTTTTAAATCGAAAATTTATCTCAGCAGAAATTGATAAGAAATATTATAATATGATTATCGATCGTTTGAACAAAGGCCGAATTGAAGAAAAATACCGCCTTCAGATAAGGAATAATGAGACGAAAGAAACAAAAGGACAACTTATACTTTTAGAAAAATCAATTTATAATGTAAAAAGGAAAATAAAGCATTGA